The following proteins are encoded in a genomic region of Planococcus lenghuensis:
- a CDS encoding MarR family winged helix-turn-helix transcriptional regulator, producing MKQILREIGMIARALDSISNIEFKELDLTKGQYLYIVRICENPGIIQEKLVDLIKVDRSTATRAIQKLEMNGFIEKKEDPHNKKIKKLFPTEKGKRAYPFIIRENEHSNAVALAGFSEQEAALTFDLLERIRKNVEKDWESVKKGNKRDY from the coding sequence ATGAAGCAAATTCTGCGGGAAATCGGCATGATTGCCAGGGCACTCGATTCAATCAGCAATATCGAGTTCAAGGAGTTGGATCTTACGAAAGGGCAGTATCTGTACATTGTGCGGATTTGTGAAAATCCCGGCATCATTCAGGAAAAACTGGTGGATCTGATAAAAGTGGACCGCTCGACGGCAACCCGGGCGATCCAAAAACTCGAAATGAATGGTTTTATTGAAAAGAAAGAAGATCCGCACAATAAAAAAATCAAAAAGCTCTTTCCGACAGAGAAAGGAAAGCGCGCTTATCCCTTCATCATCAGAGAGAATGAGCATTCCAATGCGGTCGCGCTGGCAGGATTCTCCGAACAAGAAGCAGCGCTTACCTTCGACCTGCTGGAACGCATACGAAAGAATGTTGAAAAGGACTGGGAATCTGTGAAAAAAGGCAATAAGCGGGATTATTGA
- a CDS encoding alpha/beta hydrolase, producing the protein MGTERMVPSFDGTKLFSQKDEAENARGVVVISHGLAEHLGRYDAITVSLLENGYSVYRYEQRGHARSEGKRTFFNDYNEMPDDLKTVVDLAKKENPDLPVYVIGHSMGGFTVALYATKYPGAVNGIVLSGALTRYNNGLFGPLPLDMDSDVYVDNELGEGVCSDPAVVEAYVNDPMVEKKISIGLINVFPEGIQYLKDHAAELTDPVLVLHGADDGLVAEKDSRDLYGDIGSKDKTLTIYGGLMHEIFNEPSKYEVYDDVISWLKKH; encoded by the coding sequence ATGGGGACAGAACGAATGGTACCATCGTTTGACGGCACAAAGCTTTTCAGCCAAAAAGATGAAGCGGAAAACGCGCGGGGAGTGGTCGTCATTTCACACGGACTCGCTGAACACCTCGGCCGCTATGACGCCATCACGGTGAGCCTGCTGGAGAATGGCTATTCGGTGTACCGCTATGAACAGCGGGGGCATGCACGTTCAGAAGGGAAACGAACATTTTTCAATGACTATAATGAAATGCCCGATGACTTGAAGACGGTCGTAGATTTGGCGAAAAAAGAGAATCCGGACCTGCCGGTGTATGTCATCGGCCACAGCATGGGCGGCTTTACGGTCGCGCTGTATGCGACAAAGTATCCGGGTGCAGTGAATGGCATCGTGCTGTCGGGTGCGCTGACCCGCTACAATAATGGCTTGTTCGGTCCGCTGCCGCTCGATATGGATTCGGACGTGTATGTGGATAACGAACTCGGCGAAGGGGTGTGCAGCGATCCGGCCGTGGTGGAGGCGTACGTCAACGATCCGATGGTCGAGAAGAAGATTTCCATCGGGCTGATCAACGTGTTCCCGGAAGGCATCCAGTACTTGAAAGACCATGCGGCTGAGCTGACCGACCCGGTTCTTGTGCTCCACGGGGCGGATGATGGCCTCGTCGCCGAAAAAGATTCGCGGGATCTGTACGGCGACATCGGCTCAAAAGACAAAACGCTCACCATCTATGGCGGTCTTATGCATGAAATTTTCAACGAACCATCGAAATACGAAGTTTATGATGATGTGATTTCCTGGCTGAAAAAGCATTAA
- a CDS encoding DNA-3-methyladenine glycosylase family protein, with translation MHFRIDPAAIDYLKAKDKALGEAIDRIGPVRRGVDPDLFASLVNSIIGQQISSKAHVTIWNRLVEKVGEVTPVSILAHSDEELQSIGVSFRKVSYIKGTAEKIVSGELDIDALYELSDEELCQELSKLNGIGKWTAEMLMLFSMERPDVLSYGDLAIVRGLRMLYRHRKITPELYAKYKRRYSPYASVASLYLWEIAGGALPELTDPAPMTEAEKKKRAKARRATAKEK, from the coding sequence ATGCATTTTCGTATTGATCCAGCCGCAATTGATTATTTGAAAGCAAAAGACAAGGCATTGGGCGAAGCGATCGACCGGATCGGCCCTGTAAGGCGGGGAGTCGATCCGGATCTGTTCGCGTCACTTGTCAACAGCATCATCGGCCAGCAGATTTCTTCGAAAGCGCATGTGACGATCTGGAACCGGCTTGTGGAAAAAGTCGGCGAAGTGACGCCGGTGAGCATACTGGCTCATTCCGATGAAGAGCTCCAATCGATCGGCGTGTCGTTCCGGAAAGTGAGTTACATTAAAGGAACCGCCGAAAAAATCGTTTCCGGTGAACTGGATATCGATGCCTTGTACGAACTGTCGGATGAGGAATTGTGCCAGGAACTTTCGAAGCTGAACGGCATCGGCAAATGGACGGCCGAAATGCTCATGCTGTTTTCAATGGAACGGCCGGATGTGCTGAGTTACGGCGACCTTGCGATTGTCCGCGGACTCCGCATGCTGTACCGGCACCGGAAAATCACGCCTGAACTGTATGCCAAGTACAAGCGGCGCTACTCGCCGTACGCCAGTGTCGCCAGCCTGTATCTGTGGGAAATCGCGGGCGGTGCACTTCCGGAACTGACCGATCCGGCGCCGATGACGGAAGCGGAAAAGAAAAAGCGGGCGAAGGCGAGACGGGCAACAGCGAAAGAGAAGTAG
- a CDS encoding aldo/keto reductase yields the protein MTKENTFTLHNDVEIPDIGFGTWQIPNEEAYDAVTVALKNGYTHIDTALVYQNEENVGKAIKDFDIAREDVFLTSKLPAHMKGYDETLRTFDGSLTNLGVDYLDLYLIHAPWPWDDIGKDCTEGNIASWKAMEKLYKDGAIRSIGVSNFSESDIQALLDACDIVPMVNQIPFYIGRDQKNLLEFCKQHNIVVEAYSPLATGQILNSPEIQDMATKYGVTPAQICIRYCLEHDTLPLPKSTNESRIIENKQLDFTLSPEDVQKLDAMQDVRAK from the coding sequence ATGACAAAAGAAAACACATTCACACTGCATAACGATGTCGAAATTCCTGATATCGGGTTCGGTACTTGGCAAATCCCGAACGAAGAAGCATATGATGCTGTGACCGTTGCCTTGAAGAACGGCTATACCCATATCGATACAGCGCTCGTGTATCAAAACGAGGAGAATGTCGGGAAAGCGATCAAGGATTTCGATATCGCCCGGGAAGATGTATTCCTCACGAGCAAGCTGCCGGCGCATATGAAAGGTTACGATGAAACGCTGCGTACATTTGACGGCTCGCTTACGAATCTCGGGGTTGATTATCTGGATCTTTACTTGATCCATGCCCCGTGGCCGTGGGACGATATCGGCAAGGATTGCACAGAAGGCAACATCGCATCCTGGAAAGCGATGGAGAAGCTCTACAAGGACGGAGCGATCCGGTCGATCGGCGTTTCCAACTTTTCCGAAAGCGATATTCAGGCACTCCTCGATGCGTGTGACATCGTGCCGATGGTCAACCAGATTCCGTTTTACATCGGGCGCGACCAGAAAAACCTGCTTGAATTCTGCAAGCAGCACAATATTGTTGTGGAGGCGTATTCACCGCTTGCAACCGGCCAGATTCTAAACAGCCCGGAAATTCAGGATATGGCAACGAAATACGGGGTCACGCCGGCGCAGATCTGTATCCGCTATTGCTTGGAGCACGACACGCTGCCATTGCCGAAATCGACAAATGAAAGCCGCATCATTGAAAACAAGCAGCTTGATTTCACCCTTTCACCGGAAGACGTTCAAAAGCTCGATGCCATGCAGGATGTTCGGGCAAAATAA
- a CDS encoding TerC family protein: MEAILLEYVWVLLVLIALEGLLAADNAVVLAVMVKHLPKEQQKKALFYGLAGAFIFRFAALFMITLLVDVWQIQALGAAYLLFISFKHIYDRRKGKAHTVEPEATQGSGFWMTVLKIELADIAFAVDSMLAAVALAVTLPHLGNFEVGGINGGQFSVMLAGGLVGILIMRFAAHKFVKLLEVYPQLETAAFVIVGWVGVKLMVLTLSHESLGILPYDFAHSAPWKLTFWAVLLGIVVSGVLVSIKKKKESDMKAKTESC, encoded by the coding sequence ATGGAAGCGATTTTATTGGAGTACGTCTGGGTGTTGCTGGTGCTCATTGCGCTGGAGGGGCTGCTTGCGGCAGATAATGCGGTGGTGCTGGCCGTCATGGTAAAGCATTTGCCGAAGGAACAGCAAAAAAAGGCGTTGTTTTACGGACTGGCCGGTGCCTTCATATTCCGGTTCGCCGCACTGTTCATGATTACATTGCTCGTGGACGTTTGGCAGATTCAGGCATTAGGTGCAGCGTATCTGCTGTTCATTTCGTTCAAGCACATTTATGACCGGCGGAAAGGGAAGGCGCATACCGTCGAACCGGAAGCGACACAAGGGTCCGGTTTCTGGATGACCGTTCTGAAGATCGAGCTGGCGGATATTGCGTTTGCAGTCGATTCCATGCTGGCCGCAGTCGCACTTGCCGTTACATTGCCGCATCTGGGCAATTTCGAGGTCGGCGGCATCAATGGCGGGCAGTTCTCGGTCATGCTGGCCGGAGGACTGGTGGGTATCCTGATCATGCGGTTCGCCGCGCATAAATTCGTGAAGCTGCTGGAAGTGTACCCGCAGCTGGAAACCGCCGCTTTTGTAATCGTTGGCTGGGTCGGCGTGAAACTGATGGTGCTCACGCTTTCTCATGAAAGCCTGGGAATTCTGCCGTATGACTTTGCCCATTCGGCTCCGTGGAAACTCACATTCTGGGCAGTGCTCCTCGGGATTGTCGTCAGCGGGGTTTTGGTTAGCATCAAAAAGAAAAAAGAATCGGATATGAAGGCGAAAACTGAATCCTGCTAA
- a CDS encoding cation:proton antiporter, whose translation MVTHQIAVLLLIGYIVYTIDLKQKYFPVPVVLVLLGMVLSFIPFLSDLYISREIIFNVFLPALLFTSAYKFPLAQLKKHIGIITTFSTVGLMATAALLGTAIYFVSDPFISLSLTGAFLLAAILIPTDPVSVTAIIKNSTGKEELADVVEGESMVNDGTSIVLFTIFLSMVQTGNRFSFWHFLSELVLVSAGGILVGLVMGWLASRAIYYTHNERYHVMLTIVLAYGSFYIAHALSVSGVLASVVAGIMMAYEFGRTMTYRIKDSLDEFWEIIEPTILSILFLMIGIRAVPYITFTEWGLAVIIFVLSVFVRFAVLSGLVYAVPAWRKDFKGYASILSLAGIKGTMSVALLLWLETEEMSTEAPLISVAFAAVLLSLILQSVGIYPMTQWLTARKK comes from the coding sequence TTGGTCACTCATCAGATTGCGGTGTTACTCTTAATCGGCTACATTGTGTACACCATTGACTTGAAGCAGAAGTATTTTCCGGTACCGGTCGTGCTCGTGCTGCTTGGCATGGTGCTGTCTTTTATTCCATTTCTTTCTGACTTGTATATCTCGCGCGAAATCATCTTCAACGTGTTTTTACCTGCATTGCTTTTCACCTCTGCGTATAAATTTCCGCTGGCTCAACTGAAGAAGCACATCGGCATTATTACAACGTTCAGCACCGTCGGTTTGATGGCCACGGCTGCGCTCCTCGGCACTGCAATTTACTTTGTCAGTGATCCCTTCATCTCCCTGTCACTGACCGGTGCTTTTCTGCTCGCCGCCATTCTCATCCCGACCGATCCGGTCTCCGTTACCGCCATTATTAAAAACAGTACGGGAAAAGAAGAATTGGCAGATGTGGTGGAAGGGGAATCGATGGTGAATGATGGCACAAGTATTGTGCTGTTCACCATTTTCCTTTCCATGGTCCAGACAGGCAACCGGTTCTCTTTCTGGCATTTCCTTTCAGAACTTGTTCTTGTATCTGCGGGAGGAATCCTTGTCGGTCTTGTGATGGGCTGGCTCGCGAGCCGGGCGATCTATTATACGCACAACGAGCGCTATCATGTCATGCTGACAATTGTATTGGCGTACGGCAGTTTCTATATTGCCCATGCACTCAGCGTATCCGGTGTGCTTGCCTCGGTCGTGGCCGGCATCATGATGGCTTACGAATTCGGGCGGACGATGACTTACCGGATCAAGGATTCATTGGACGAGTTCTGGGAGATTATCGAACCCACCATTCTGTCCATTTTGTTTTTGATGATCGGCATCCGGGCTGTGCCGTATATCACCTTTACGGAATGGGGGCTTGCGGTCATCATCTTTGTGCTGTCTGTCTTTGTCCGCTTTGCCGTACTGAGCGGCCTCGTGTATGCGGTTCCGGCCTGGCGGAAGGATTTTAAAGGATATGCATCGATTTTATCGTTGGCCGGTATCAAAGGAACGATGTCGGTCGCCCTTCTGTTGTGGCTGGAAACAGAAGAGATGAGCACGGAAGCGCCGTTGATTTCCGTCGCGTTTGCGGCTGTGCTGCTGTCATTGATTCTGCAAAGCGTCGGCATTTACCCGATGACCCAATGGCTGACGGCCCGCAAAAAATAA
- a CDS encoding GNAT family N-acetyltransferase, with protein MTIEIRTCTPDDVRTLKEISAETFSETFKDQNSPEQLTAYVEKAFSLKQLEKEIADPSSRFYFIVFEGEVAGYLKVNAGHAQSEAMGNDALEIERIYVKNKFQNLGLGKHLLNKALDVAKEDGKKKIWLGVWEKNEKAIAFYAKKGFIQTGAHSFYMGDEEQVDFLMTKPLS; from the coding sequence ATGACGATTGAAATCAGGACTTGCACGCCGGACGATGTGCGGACGCTTAAAGAAATCAGCGCGGAAACATTCAGTGAGACATTCAAAGATCAGAATTCCCCTGAACAATTGACGGCCTACGTGGAAAAGGCGTTCAGCTTAAAGCAATTGGAAAAGGAAATCGCCGACCCGTCATCGCGGTTCTATTTTATTGTTTTTGAGGGTGAAGTGGCGGGGTATTTGAAAGTTAATGCCGGACATGCCCAGTCGGAAGCGATGGGGAACGACGCACTTGAAATTGAACGGATTTATGTGAAAAATAAATTTCAGAATCTCGGACTCGGGAAGCATCTGCTGAATAAAGCGCTGGATGTCGCTAAGGAGGACGGGAAAAAGAAAATCTGGCTGGGCGTATGGGAAAAGAATGAGAAAGCCATCGCCTTTTATGCGAAAAAAGGATTTATCCAAACCGGCGCGCATTCTTTTTACATGGGCGATGAAGAACAAGTGGACTTCCTGATGACCAAACCACTCTCATAA
- a CDS encoding GNAT family N-acetyltransferase, whose translation MKDALTIKELHTQNEILGAYPVMQQLRQHLDQETYLDLVLEAKEKDRYRIFALIEEGEIVAVTGFKPMITLYYGRFVWVCDLVTDANKRSNGYGGKLLAYVHGWAKENNYESVALSSGLQRTDAHRFYEDRMDYDKVSYVFKTVLN comes from the coding sequence ATGAAAGATGCCCTGACGATTAAAGAATTGCATACACAAAATGAAATTCTGGGAGCCTATCCAGTCATGCAACAACTGCGTCAACACCTTGATCAAGAAACATACCTGGATTTGGTGTTAGAGGCGAAAGAGAAGGACAGATACAGAATATTTGCGTTGATCGAGGAAGGGGAAATAGTCGCGGTAACGGGCTTTAAGCCAATGATCACGCTGTATTATGGCAGATTTGTCTGGGTTTGTGATTTGGTGACTGATGCAAATAAGCGTTCTAATGGTTATGGGGGAAAGCTGCTCGCCTATGTCCATGGTTGGGCAAAGGAAAACAATTATGAAAGTGTCGCGCTGTCTTCAGGATTACAGAGAACCGATGCACATCGTTTTTATGAAGATAGAATGGATTATGACAAAGTAAGCTATGTATTTAAAACGGTTTTAAATTAA
- a CDS encoding DUF2975 domain-containing protein: MKRETFFLKFVIYLIGLPALAVCIYGFSRFDPNSPYWALPELENLQYPLLVGMYLAMIPFFIALIQTLKLLNYIDKNQAFSEAAVKSLKTIKYCAIIIIGLFILELPVLYLLTAVDDTPGILIGMVVIFASLVIAVFAATLQKLLHNAIELKSENDLTV; this comes from the coding sequence ATGAAACGGGAAACGTTCTTTTTGAAGTTCGTAATTTATCTGATCGGGCTCCCGGCGCTGGCCGTCTGTATTTATGGCTTTTCCAGATTCGATCCCAACTCCCCGTATTGGGCGCTTCCGGAACTTGAGAACCTGCAGTACCCATTATTGGTCGGCATGTATCTTGCGATGATTCCATTTTTCATCGCACTGATTCAGACGCTGAAACTGCTCAACTATATTGATAAAAACCAGGCGTTTTCGGAAGCGGCTGTCAAATCACTGAAGACAATCAAGTACTGCGCCATCATCATCATCGGGTTATTCATACTGGAATTGCCGGTCCTTTACCTGCTCACAGCAGTGGATGATACACCCGGAATCCTGATCGGCATGGTCGTCATTTTCGCGTCGCTCGTGATTGCCGTCTTTGCTGCAACGCTTCAGAAGCTGTTGCATAACGCGATTGAACTGAAGTCCGAGAATGATTTAACCGTCTGA
- a CDS encoding O-methyltransferase, translated as MQQVNNYIDSVFNGQDAVLEDVLSSIRENGMQSISVSPSSGKLLTVLVAIAGAKNVLEIGALGGYSGICLARGFGSEGKLTSLELEESYAELAAANLAKAGFGGQTAYLTGPALASLEKLIADQRRFDFFFIDADKENYENYLDRCIRLAEPGAVIVADNVLAGGSVANPAALPKRYTETMKKFNEAVARHPQLESVLVPTGDGLTVSRVKEK; from the coding sequence ATGCAGCAAGTTAACAACTATATCGATTCAGTATTTAACGGGCAGGACGCAGTACTTGAAGACGTGCTTTCATCTATCCGGGAAAACGGCATGCAGTCCATTTCCGTATCCCCGTCATCCGGCAAATTGCTTACGGTACTCGTCGCAATAGCGGGAGCTAAAAATGTCCTGGAGATTGGTGCGCTCGGCGGCTACAGCGGAATTTGTCTTGCCCGGGGCTTTGGCAGCGAAGGAAAGCTGACAAGCCTGGAGTTGGAAGAAAGTTATGCAGAACTGGCAGCGGCAAATTTGGCGAAAGCCGGTTTTGGCGGGCAGACCGCTTATCTGACAGGCCCCGCCTTAGCAAGCTTGGAGAAGCTCATTGCCGATCAGCGCCGGTTCGACTTTTTCTTTATCGATGCGGACAAAGAAAATTACGAGAATTACTTGGATCGCTGTATCCGATTGGCGGAACCGGGTGCGGTGATTGTGGCGGATAACGTACTGGCCGGAGGCAGTGTGGCAAACCCGGCGGCCTTACCGAAACGCTATACGGAGACGATGAAAAAGTTCAACGAGGCAGTCGCCCGCCATCCGCAATTGGAATCCGTGCTTGTGCCGACTGGTGATGGCCTGACTGTTTCACGAGTGAAGGAAAAGTGA
- a CDS encoding aldo/keto reductase, with protein sequence MDTSEIREALQEQTVTIPFGPRLPAIGQGTWHIGDQPATRDQEINALRSGLDLGMKIIDTAEMYGEGKSEKLVGEAIKGRRDEVYLVSKVYPHNAGKGDIERACDRSLERLGTDYLDLYLLHWRGRVPLAETVAGMEKLREAGKIKRWGVSNFDTEDMEELIQVPNGRNCAVNQVLYHLGSRGIEYDLLPWHLDQEIPIMAYSPLAQGGSLRRELTTNKTVTEIAAKHEVTPLQIALAWTLRSGRVISIPKAGQEQHVRANAEAAAIQLSKDDLQQLDEAFPPPTRKMPLDII encoded by the coding sequence TTGGACACCTCAGAAATTCGTGAAGCACTTCAGGAACAGACCGTGACGATTCCATTCGGACCCCGTCTGCCCGCCATTGGACAGGGAACGTGGCATATCGGAGATCAGCCGGCGACCCGGGATCAGGAAATAAACGCCCTCCGTTCCGGATTGGATCTCGGCATGAAAATCATTGATACGGCAGAAATGTATGGCGAAGGAAAATCTGAAAAACTGGTGGGCGAAGCGATCAAAGGCAGACGCGATGAAGTCTATCTCGTCTCAAAAGTGTATCCGCATAACGCCGGGAAAGGCGATATCGAACGGGCGTGCGACCGCAGCCTGGAGCGGCTCGGGACGGATTACCTGGATTTGTATCTGCTGCATTGGCGCGGCCGCGTTCCGCTCGCCGAGACTGTGGCGGGCATGGAGAAATTGCGGGAAGCCGGCAAGATCAAACGATGGGGCGTGTCGAATTTCGACACGGAAGACATGGAGGAATTGATCCAAGTGCCGAACGGACGCAATTGCGCAGTCAACCAAGTACTGTATCATCTCGGCTCCCGGGGCATTGAATATGATCTGCTGCCGTGGCATCTGGACCAGGAAATTCCGATCATGGCATACAGTCCGCTTGCGCAGGGCGGTTCGCTTCGCCGGGAATTGACGACGAATAAAACAGTTACAGAAATTGCTGCGAAACATGAAGTAACCCCATTGCAGATCGCGCTCGCCTGGACGCTCCGCTCCGGACGGGTCATTTCGATTCCGAAAGCCGGCCAGGAACAGCACGTACGGGCAAATGCGGAAGCAGCCGCCATTCAATTATCCAAAGATGATCTGCAGCAGCTCGACGAGGCATTTCCGCCGCCGACCCGCAAGATGCCGCTGGACATTATTTAA
- a CDS encoding DUF4097 family beta strand repeat-containing protein — protein MKKIIFVLLLAVVVVVGGSLVWSITNLFSGESNAAVNEVKSFNGNSIAEIDASTDVGDITIEESADDEIHVELKGDLSRDEAGDLKFGVEDDDGTLHVTVSHDNEVSSIFSLFSFGSKFAGDVNLEIQLPKKEFDSIRLASNVGDIEVNEAAGPLDIETEVGEIRVTADTIVEDIAIHSNVGDVEFKVNEVPANVTIDLRTDVGDASTEQVNGMQRASGREVMQELGEGGPTLKIATQVGEIDVKQQ, from the coding sequence ATGAAAAAAATTATTTTTGTCCTGTTGCTCGCAGTTGTTGTCGTCGTCGGGGGTTCTCTTGTGTGGAGCATTACGAATTTGTTTTCCGGTGAATCGAATGCTGCTGTCAATGAAGTGAAAAGCTTTAATGGAAACAGCATCGCGGAAATTGATGCGTCAACGGATGTCGGAGATATAACGATCGAAGAAAGTGCGGATGATGAGATCCATGTGGAACTCAAGGGAGATTTAAGTCGGGATGAAGCGGGAGACCTGAAATTCGGAGTGGAAGACGATGACGGAACGTTACACGTTACGGTCTCGCATGATAACGAAGTATCATCCATTTTCTCATTGTTCAGCTTCGGCTCAAAATTTGCGGGAGACGTAAACCTGGAGATCCAATTGCCGAAGAAGGAATTCGACAGCATCCGCTTGGCTTCCAATGTCGGGGATATTGAAGTGAACGAAGCAGCAGGCCCGCTTGACATTGAAACGGAAGTCGGTGAAATCCGGGTCACTGCCGATACCATTGTGGAGGACATAGCCATCCACTCCAATGTCGGGGATGTGGAATTCAAGGTGAATGAAGTGCCGGCCAATGTCACTATCGATTTGCGGACGGATGTCGGAGATGCCAGTACGGAACAAGTCAATGGAATGCAGCGTGCATCCGGCCGGGAAGTGATGCAGGAACTTGGCGAAGGCGGCCCGACATTGAAAATCGCTACGCAAGTCGGGGAAATCGACGTCAAGCAGCAGTAA
- the psiE gene encoding phosphate-starvation-inducible protein PsiE, which yields MTQIRKSASLLAIGVPKVLQLILNVSLVLLSLVLSFLLVKELMVFGRLSIEAGIHEYTSLLESILLFFLYFEFITMIVKYFKENYHFPLRYFIYIGITAMTRLIIVEHHDPVSTLLYSAVILVLIIGYFIMNLTPRERPDSSWFFKKI from the coding sequence ATGACCCAAATCAGAAAAAGTGCCAGTCTTTTAGCAATCGGCGTTCCGAAAGTGCTTCAGCTGATCTTAAACGTCTCGCTTGTTCTTCTGTCACTGGTCCTGTCATTTCTGTTGGTGAAGGAACTTATGGTATTCGGCCGGCTTTCAATCGAGGCGGGCATACATGAATACACATCTCTCCTCGAAAGTATCTTGCTGTTCTTTTTGTATTTTGAATTCATCACGATGATTGTAAAGTATTTCAAAGAAAATTATCATTTCCCTCTCCGGTATTTTATCTATATCGGCATTACGGCGATGACCCGGCTGATTATTGTCGAACACCATGACCCGGTCAGCACGCTTTTGTATTCGGCCGTCATCTTAGTGCTGATCATCGGCTATTTCATTATGAACTTGACGCCGCGGGAACGGCCGGACAGCAGTTGGTTTTTCAAGAAAATATGA
- a CDS encoding helix-turn-helix domain-containing protein, whose translation MAIIINIDVMLAKRKMSVTELSERVGITMANLSILKNGKAKAVRFSTLEAICKALDCQPGDILEYRQDAESENAGDGANAME comes from the coding sequence ATGGCGATTATCATTAACATCGATGTCATGCTGGCGAAACGGAAAATGAGCGTAACAGAACTATCGGAACGGGTCGGAATTACAATGGCGAATTTATCGATCCTGAAAAACGGCAAAGCGAAAGCGGTCCGGTTCTCGACGCTCGAAGCGATCTGCAAGGCGCTGGACTGTCAGCCCGGAGATATTTTGGAATACCGGCAAGACGCAGAGTCTGAAAATGCGGGAGATGGCGCAAATGCAATGGAATGA
- a CDS encoding FMN-binding negative transcriptional regulator, whose amino-acid sequence MYIPKQFKVTNVEEIQAFIQEHAFGTLVTTKKGRPIATHLPMQLVKEEEGYAITGHMAYGNPQWRTLEAAEEVLVMFQGPHAYISSSWYSQENVPTWNYQAVHVYGKAAILTEEALKQDLTALLQTHEKHRDNPVLWDTLSPQLLEKELKGIVGFKIAVQEVQAAYKLSQNREEADYRHIMKKLNDEQAVHASHVAEAMEKELNKKK is encoded by the coding sequence ATGTACATTCCAAAACAATTCAAGGTCACAAATGTCGAAGAGATTCAGGCGTTTATCCAGGAACATGCCTTCGGAACGCTGGTCACCACAAAGAAAGGCCGGCCGATCGCGACCCATTTGCCAATGCAGTTGGTGAAAGAAGAGGAAGGTTATGCTATAACGGGGCATATGGCTTATGGGAATCCTCAGTGGCGGACCCTTGAAGCTGCTGAAGAAGTGCTGGTGATGTTCCAGGGACCTCACGCATACATTTCCTCTTCCTGGTACAGTCAGGAAAACGTTCCGACCTGGAACTATCAGGCTGTCCATGTGTACGGCAAAGCGGCTATTCTTACTGAAGAAGCATTAAAGCAAGATTTGACAGCCCTCCTGCAAACACATGAAAAACATCGGGACAACCCGGTGCTGTGGGATACGCTTTCCCCGCAGCTGCTGGAGAAGGAATTGAAGGGAATCGTCGGCTTCAAAATTGCCGTGCAGGAAGTCCAAGCCGCCTATAAATTAAGCCAAAATCGAGAGGAAGCGGATTATCGGCACATCATGAAAAAACTCAACGACGAACAGGCTGTTCATGCGTCTCACGTAGCCGAAGCGATGGAGAAAGAGTTGAATAAGAAGAAATAA